The Sulfitobacter sp. SK011 genome contains the following window.
ACCCGCAAAGCAATCTTTCGCGAACCCCTTTCCCTGCCCGACGCAGACAGCTTTTCACTCATCGGCTATCAGACAGTGCTGAAACAGGGCGATTTTTTCCTCTACTTTCAGAACTCGATGATTGTGACGGTGGGCTCGCTCACCCTGATCCTGCTCTTCGGCGCAATGGCCGCCTTTGCGCTGGCCGAGTATCGGTTCAAGGGCAACATGGTGATGGGGCTTTACCTTGCACTTGGCATCATGATCCCGATCCGCATCGGCACAGTCGCAATCCTTGAAATGATGGTGCAGACCGGGCTGGTGAACACGCTTTGGGCGCTGATCCTGGTTTATACCGCTCAGGGTTTGCCGCTGGCTGTTTTCATCCTGTCCGAATTCATGCGCCAGGTCAGTGACGATCTGAAAAACGCGGGCCGCATTGATGGCCTGTCAGAATACCGCATCTTTTTCCGCCTTGTCCTGCCGCTGGTGCGCCCGGCCATGGCGACGGTCGCGGTGTTCAACATGATCCCGATCTGGAACGACCTGTGGTTCCCGCTGATCCTTGCGCCTGCCGAAGA
Protein-coding sequences here:
- a CDS encoding carbohydrate ABC transporter permease — translated: MNTARQNRLNTFAAHGALILYTLIALFPVFVIVINSFKTRKAIFREPLSLPDADSFSLIGYQTVLKQGDFFLYFQNSMIVTVGSLTLILLFGAMAAFALAEYRFKGNMVMGLYLALGIMIPIRIGTVAILEMMVQTGLVNTLWALILVYTAQGLPLAVFILSEFMRQVSDDLKNAGRIDGLSEYRIFFRLVLPLVRPAMATVAVFNMIPIWNDLWFPLILAPAEEVKTLTLGSQVFIGQFVTDWNAVLSALSLAILPVMALYVIFSRQLIRGITSGAVK